The genomic window TCACGCCGCTTCGCCTCTCCGCCTGGAGACGGCGCTGGCAAGCCCCGGCGTGCCGCATTTCGTTCAGCCTCGGTCTCATCGAATCCCTCAAAGACTGATACTTGATTGGAAAGAAACATCTCAGCAGCGCCCTCAAGTCTCCCATCAAGCCATGAGTGCGACACCCCGAGCAATTTGTGAATTTCTGCTGCCAGGGCCGCTGATACTAATGTGCCCACATCAGCCGTGGGATTGGTCGCGACATAGCGCTCGAAGAAAAGCCGCAGGGCCAAGGCGCCCCATGTGTCCGCGAACGTTTCAAGGTGGCCATCCGGGGCCAGCACGAATCCGCACTGCTCGGCCATGAAGTAGTAATTGTTGACCCACTTCCGACGTGCAACAGGGCTGCTGAAGTCACCGATCTGCTTAATGAGCGGTTCGAGCGATTGATCTTTTTCGAAGCGCTCGCGACGTAACCCATCACCGACGAATGCATGCTCGCGGATCACGTAGTTTTGCATGGCGCCAGCCTGTCGGTGCTCTGGGGTTAGGCGTTCGCCCGGCATGTTGAGGTTCACGGCGAAGAAGTAGAGCCGCGCCAACAAGCGGCTGTAGGTTGGCTGGCTCAAAGTCTCAGCGATCAGCGTATCGCCGAGAACGTGCTCTTGTCCGTCACGGACCTGTGTGCAAAGGAAAAATTCCGTTGCGATGAGGGAGCGATCGGGGCCGAGGCCGCAACGC from Candidatus Binatia bacterium includes these protein-coding regions:
- a CDS encoding HNH endonuclease codes for the protein MLPLSFTKNIGGLQNVYGAIRSGYTPGISIGKFRKRCGLGPDRSLIATEFFLCTQVRDGQEHVLGDTLIAETLSQPTYSRLLARLYFFAVNLNMPGERLTPEHRQAGAMQNYVIREHAFVGDGLRRERFEKDQSLEPLIKQIGDFSSPVARRKWVNNYYFMAEQCGFVLAPDGHLETFADTWGALALRLFFERYVATNPTADVGTLVSAALAAEIHKLLGVSHSWLDGRLEGAAEMFLSNQVSVFEGFDETEAERNAARRGLPAPSPGGEAKRRESVVKQIIRRGDNRRFLQDVYGGECQLSGIRLILPDGSCSVDCAHIRPLGAPHSGPDDVTNMLSIAPTMHRLFDRSCVRIDPETHAIRLLHGNAIPHLPQLRVRSPHTIGKGYLAYHAATILKERLS